In a genomic window of Candidatus Deferrimicrobium sp.:
- a CDS encoding 30S ribosomal protein S1, with translation MDNNKPDPTNPPGEIDPESPAAGAPAGEEDFARMFAASLQPTGEGQVIHGKVIKVLKDFVAVDINKKSEGMLPLEDLPEEERGALNPGDPIEVMTEGYDASLGAIRLSRSKVMKIRVWDDLQKAFDDGTAVPGAIVAKVKGGYSVDIGVKAFLPGSQVDLRPVRDTDPVIGISGKFKILKFSRKKANVVVSRRAYMEEEREVQRSGLLDHIKEGDIVEARVKNITDYGVFMDLGGLDGLMHVTDMSYGKVGHPSDLCKVGEVYKVRVIRFDRERGRISLGLKQTKSDPWLDLDAKYQPGMRVHGKVTNTTKYGAFIEIEEGVEGLLHISEMSWSKRLKDPSEVMKAGDAVEVVVLKVDKTNKKISLGYKQLLSNPWDELRALHPEGSIVEGVVKNVADFGIFVDVGEDIDGLVHVSDLSWNTRVKNPSEMFKKGDQVRAKVLKIDPEAQKFSLGIKHLTEDPWAGIEKRFKKGDIVTGKVTRVADFGAFVEIADGVEGLVHVSEISREKIESPAAVLKVGDEVNAVVLGVDRSNKKVSLSIRGHADELDRKNMESYLGKKAETPNENIGALGEALLAKFKANGEQNH, from the coding sequence ATGGACAACAACAAACCCGACCCAACCAACCCTCCGGGGGAGATCGACCCGGAATCGCCCGCCGCCGGCGCGCCGGCCGGAGAAGAGGACTTCGCCCGGATGTTCGCCGCCAGCCTCCAGCCCACCGGGGAAGGCCAAGTCATCCACGGCAAGGTGATCAAGGTTTTGAAGGATTTCGTCGCCGTCGACATCAACAAGAAATCCGAGGGGATGCTGCCGCTCGAGGATCTTCCGGAAGAGGAGCGCGGCGCGCTGAACCCGGGCGACCCGATCGAGGTGATGACCGAGGGTTACGACGCGAGTCTCGGGGCCATCCGCCTCTCCCGTTCGAAGGTAATGAAGATCCGGGTGTGGGACGACCTTCAGAAGGCGTTCGACGACGGCACGGCGGTTCCGGGGGCGATCGTCGCCAAGGTCAAGGGCGGCTACTCCGTGGACATCGGGGTGAAGGCGTTCCTGCCGGGCAGCCAGGTGGACCTCCGGCCGGTGCGGGACACCGACCCGGTGATCGGCATCTCCGGGAAGTTCAAGATCCTCAAGTTCTCCCGCAAGAAGGCGAACGTGGTCGTCTCCCGCCGCGCGTACATGGAGGAAGAGCGCGAGGTCCAGCGTTCCGGACTCCTCGACCACATCAAGGAAGGTGACATCGTCGAGGCTCGGGTGAAAAACATCACCGACTACGGCGTCTTCATGGATCTCGGGGGGCTCGACGGCCTGATGCACGTGACCGACATGAGCTACGGGAAAGTGGGGCACCCCTCCGACCTGTGCAAGGTGGGCGAGGTCTACAAGGTGCGGGTCATCCGCTTCGACCGCGAGCGCGGCCGCATCTCCCTGGGCCTCAAACAGACGAAATCGGATCCGTGGCTCGACCTCGACGCGAAGTACCAGCCGGGAATGCGCGTCCACGGGAAGGTCACCAACACGACGAAATACGGGGCGTTCATCGAGATCGAGGAGGGGGTGGAAGGACTGCTCCACATCTCCGAGATGTCGTGGAGCAAGCGATTGAAGGACCCGTCCGAGGTGATGAAGGCAGGCGACGCGGTCGAGGTGGTGGTTCTGAAGGTCGACAAGACGAACAAGAAGATCTCCCTCGGGTACAAGCAGCTCCTCTCGAATCCGTGGGACGAGCTCCGCGCGCTTCATCCCGAAGGCTCGATCGTAGAGGGCGTGGTGAAAAACGTGGCCGACTTCGGCATCTTCGTCGACGTCGGGGAAGACATCGACGGCCTTGTCCACGTCTCCGATCTTTCCTGGAACACGCGGGTGAAGAACCCGTCCGAGATGTTCAAGAAGGGGGACCAGGTCCGGGCCAAGGTCCTCAAGATCGACCCGGAGGCCCAGAAGTTCTCCCTCGGGATCAAGCACCTCACCGAGGACCCGTGGGCGGGGATCGAGAAACGATTCAAGAAGGGCGACATCGTCACGGGAAAGGTGACCCGCGTGGCCGATTTCGGTGCGTTCGTCGAAATCGCCGACGGCGTCGAGGGGCTGGTCCACGTCTCCGAGATTTCCCGGGAGAAGATCGAAAGCCCGGCGGCGGTGCTCAAGGTCGGCGACGAGGTGAACGCGGTCGTCCTCGGTGTGGACCGGTCGAACAAGAAAGTCTCCCTCAGCATCCGGGGACACGCCGACGAGCTCGATCGGAAGAACATGGAATCGTACCTCGGGAAAAAGGCCGAGACCCCGAACGAAAATATCGGGGCTCTGGGTGAGGCGCTCCTGGCCAAGTTCAAGGCCAACGGGGAGCAGAACCACTAA
- the mutS gene encoding DNA mismatch repair protein MutS, with the protein MSLPLTPAMRQYVEIKSRYRDCILFFRMGDFYEMFFEDALRASRLLDIALTSRDKESNIPMCGVPHHARNAYLTKLIRQGCKVAICEQIEEPGQKGIFRREVTEVVTPGLVFSEECLDARGNNFLAAVRFVAPFACAALDATTGEFFHETCDTEEALADALFRIAPAEFVALEGEGTPTTSRGKRLLEGKLLTLLSPSAVAAFPVPPGIGGIPPAGHPSGGVVRAALYYLFLHQPAALSEIGRVTEHEGRRYLAMDETAVRTLEIFSTMSGERKGSLLWAVDRTRTPMGARMLRAWLAAPLLDVERIGERHDAVGELLEAHAIRKSLSPAFDAMGDLSRLASRLAQDRSGPRDVAALRDNLAAIPAIGAALGEPYTQRLRSVKGLLGDHAAMVDRISSALTDPPPAGYKEGGVFRPGYDAQVDELTHLLTHGKGMLSEMEARERQRTGIGGLKVGYNRVFGYYIEVTRTHLDKVPADYIRKQTLANAERFITSELKEFEGRVLRAQEGRAAREEELFLALRDSLKGSLPAVYAAAEGVAELDTLLSFAELAAENGYGRPRVNGGREILIENGRHPVVEKILGRHAFVPNDCLLSPEGTCLAVLTGPNMAGKSTYIRQAALIVLLAHVGSFVPADRAEIGLVDRIFTRIGASDDLSRGESTFMVEMRETARILDGVTERTLVVLDEVGRGTSTYDGLSIAWAVAEHLHDSPSRPKVLFATHFHELTDIVSTCANARNFHVAVREWQGEIIFLRRIDEGSASKSYGSQVARLAGLPASVVDRARDILKKLESAEYNEYGLPTLAGPRAARESGDAQMELFSRRARGDEDAVLDQIRRCEPERLSPLDALMRLAEWKGRLG; encoded by the coding sequence ATGAGCCTTCCGTTGACCCCCGCGATGCGGCAATACGTGGAGATCAAGTCCCGCTACCGGGACTGCATCCTCTTCTTCCGCATGGGCGATTTCTACGAGATGTTTTTCGAGGACGCGCTGCGCGCCTCCCGCCTCCTCGACATCGCCCTGACGTCGCGCGACAAGGAGTCGAACATCCCGATGTGCGGGGTGCCGCACCACGCGCGGAACGCGTACCTGACGAAGCTGATCCGGCAGGGGTGCAAGGTGGCCATCTGCGAGCAGATCGAAGAGCCCGGCCAGAAGGGGATCTTCCGGCGGGAGGTGACCGAGGTGGTCACCCCGGGACTGGTCTTCAGCGAGGAGTGCCTCGACGCCCGGGGGAACAACTTCCTGGCAGCCGTCCGGTTCGTCGCCCCGTTCGCCTGCGCCGCACTTGACGCCACCACCGGCGAGTTTTTCCACGAGACGTGCGACACCGAGGAGGCGCTCGCGGACGCCCTGTTCCGGATCGCGCCCGCGGAGTTCGTCGCGCTCGAGGGGGAGGGAACCCCGACCACTTCCCGCGGGAAGCGGCTCCTCGAGGGGAAGCTGCTCACTCTGCTCTCCCCGTCGGCGGTCGCGGCGTTTCCGGTTCCTCCCGGGATCGGGGGGATCCCCCCCGCGGGCCATCCGTCGGGAGGCGTTGTCCGGGCAGCCCTCTACTACCTGTTCCTGCACCAGCCGGCGGCCCTCTCAGAGATCGGGCGCGTGACGGAGCACGAAGGGCGGCGCTACCTTGCGATGGACGAGACCGCCGTGCGGACGCTGGAGATCTTCTCCACCATGTCGGGGGAGCGGAAGGGAAGCCTTCTCTGGGCGGTCGACCGGACGCGAACCCCGATGGGGGCCCGCATGCTGCGCGCCTGGCTCGCCGCGCCTCTGCTCGACGTCGAGCGGATCGGGGAACGCCACGACGCGGTGGGAGAGCTCCTCGAGGCGCACGCGATCCGCAAGTCCCTGTCTCCCGCCTTCGACGCGATGGGAGACCTCTCCCGCCTCGCCTCCCGCCTTGCGCAGGATCGTTCCGGCCCGCGGGACGTGGCGGCGCTGCGCGACAACCTGGCGGCGATTCCCGCGATCGGAGCCGCCCTCGGGGAACCGTACACGCAGCGCCTCCGGTCGGTGAAGGGGCTCCTCGGGGACCATGCCGCGATGGTCGATCGGATCTCCTCGGCGCTGACCGATCCGCCTCCCGCGGGGTACAAGGAAGGGGGGGTCTTCCGCCCGGGATACGACGCCCAGGTCGACGAGCTGACCCATCTCTTGACCCACGGCAAGGGGATGCTGTCGGAGATGGAGGCGCGGGAGCGGCAGCGCACCGGGATCGGCGGCCTCAAGGTCGGCTATAACCGCGTCTTCGGTTACTACATCGAAGTGACCCGGACCCATCTCGACAAGGTCCCCGCCGACTACATCCGCAAGCAGACGCTGGCCAACGCGGAGCGATTCATCACCTCGGAGCTCAAGGAGTTCGAGGGGCGGGTGCTGAGGGCGCAGGAGGGCCGCGCGGCGCGGGAGGAGGAGCTCTTTCTCGCCCTGCGGGATTCGCTGAAGGGAAGCCTCCCGGCGGTCTACGCGGCGGCGGAAGGCGTAGCCGAGCTCGATACGCTCCTCTCCTTCGCGGAACTCGCGGCGGAGAACGGTTACGGGCGTCCACGGGTGAACGGGGGGAGGGAGATCCTCATCGAGAACGGGCGCCACCCGGTGGTGGAAAAGATCCTCGGGCGGCACGCCTTCGTCCCGAACGATTGCCTCCTCTCGCCCGAAGGGACGTGCCTCGCCGTCCTCACCGGACCGAACATGGCGGGGAAATCCACCTATATCCGTCAGGCGGCCCTCATCGTTCTGCTGGCGCACGTCGGCTCCTTCGTCCCCGCGGACCGCGCGGAGATCGGCCTCGTGGACCGGATCTTCACGCGCATCGGCGCCTCCGACGATCTCTCCCGGGGGGAGAGCACCTTCATGGTGGAGATGAGGGAGACCGCGCGGATCCTCGACGGCGTCACCGAGCGGACGCTGGTGGTTCTGGACGAGGTGGGGCGCGGAACCAGCACCTACGACGGGCTGAGCATCGCCTGGGCGGTGGCGGAGCACCTCCACGACTCGCCGTCGCGCCCCAAGGTCCTCTTCGCCACCCACTTCCACGAGTTGACCGACATCGTGTCGACGTGCGCGAACGCGAGAAACTTCCACGTGGCGGTCCGCGAGTGGCAGGGGGAGATCATCTTCCTGCGGCGGATCGACGAGGGGAGCGCGAGCAAGTCGTACGGCAGCCAGGTGGCGCGGCTGGCCGGCCTGCCGGCCTCCGTGGTGGACCGGGCCCGGGATATTTTGAAAAAACTCGAATCCGCCGAGTATAATGAATACGGCCTTCCGACGCTGGCGGGCCCGCGGGCCGCCAGGGAATCCGGCGACGCCCAGATGGAGTTGTTCTCCCGGCGCGCACGGGGG
- a CDS encoding HIT domain-containing protein translates to MDRIFSPWRMEYIRQAGGGGGSAPCVFCIRDGDLEDPGRLLIGLYTNTVAILNRYPYNNGHVLVAPRRHVANLWDLSNEELRELFSLVSLGTRALAQEYRTEGMNVGMNLGKVAGAGIADHLHVHLVPRWAGDTNFMTSIQETRVLPESLIESRRRLSAAFGPLTP, encoded by the coding sequence ATGGACCGGATCTTCTCCCCGTGGCGGATGGAATACATCCGCCAGGCGGGCGGGGGCGGGGGGTCGGCGCCGTGCGTTTTCTGCATCCGGGACGGCGACCTCGAAGACCCCGGGCGGTTGCTGATCGGGCTATACACGAACACCGTGGCGATCCTGAACCGCTATCCTTACAACAACGGGCATGTTCTGGTGGCGCCGCGTCGACACGTGGCGAACCTGTGGGACCTGTCGAACGAGGAACTGCGCGAACTCTTTTCGCTTGTTTCCCTCGGCACACGGGCGCTTGCGCAGGAATACCGAACGGAAGGGATGAACGTCGGGATGAACCTGGGCAAAGTCGCCGGGGCCGGGATCGCCGACCACCTCCACGTCCACCTCGTTCCCCGCTGGGCAGGCGATACGAATTTCATGACCTCGATCCAGGAAACCCGCGTCCTGCCCGAGTCGCTCATCGAATCCCGCCGCCGTCTATCGGCGGCCTTCGGCCCCTTGACGCCTTAG
- a CDS encoding integration host factor subunit beta, which translates to MTKSDLVEKLSESLTNLTKKECEVIVDTVFLNMKDALHRGEKIEIRGFGSFTVRTRRAKEGRNPKTGEKVAIPEKRIPFFKVGKELREMVNA; encoded by the coding sequence ATGACGAAGAGCGACCTGGTGGAGAAGCTGTCCGAGTCACTGACCAACCTGACCAAGAAAGAGTGCGAGGTCATCGTCGACACCGTATTCCTCAACATGAAGGACGCCCTCCATCGCGGCGAAAAGATCGAGATCCGCGGGTTCGGGAGCTTCACCGTGCGGACCCGGCGGGCGAAGGAGGGCCGCAATCCGAAGACGGGCGAGAAGGTCGCCATCCCCGAAAAGCGGATCCCCTTCTTCAAGGTGGGCAAGGAACTGCGGGAAATGGTCAACGCCTGA
- the sppA gene encoding signal peptide peptidase SppA: MADTYLSTPPRRKPFLRGCLTVLLVLAGFFVLLLIISRMDELPLARGEKVAVITVTGLISDSEPTIDQLKKFAKDDSVKAIVLRIESPGGGVGPSQEIYEEVKKARVKKPVLASMGALAASGGYYIACAAQRVYANPGTITGSIGVIMPFMNVKDLVEKLGVKGMTVKSGAFKDMGSPLRDMTPQERELLQGVVDNVHLQFVNAVAAGRNLHREDVLRIADGRIFTGEQAKGLGLVDVLGNLEDAISEAGKLGKITGEPKVVTSPKKKISFLELFREEMRTLIDEKITGNHLRLDFLAQ; the protein is encoded by the coding sequence ATGGCGGACACCTACCTCTCCACGCCTCCACGCCGAAAACCGTTCCTGCGCGGCTGTCTCACCGTTCTGCTGGTTCTGGCGGGATTCTTCGTCCTCCTGTTGATCATCTCGCGTATGGACGAACTCCCCCTGGCCCGGGGGGAAAAGGTTGCGGTCATTACGGTCACCGGCCTCATCTCCGACTCCGAGCCGACCATCGACCAGTTGAAAAAGTTCGCCAAGGACGACTCAGTCAAGGCGATCGTCCTTCGGATCGAATCCCCCGGAGGCGGGGTAGGCCCGTCCCAGGAGATCTACGAGGAAGTGAAGAAGGCGCGTGTGAAAAAACCGGTCCTCGCCAGCATGGGTGCGCTGGCGGCCTCCGGCGGCTACTACATCGCCTGCGCGGCCCAGCGGGTGTACGCGAACCCCGGGACGATCACCGGCTCCATCGGCGTCATCATGCCGTTCATGAACGTGAAGGACCTCGTGGAGAAGCTCGGCGTGAAGGGGATGACGGTGAAGAGCGGCGCCTTCAAGGACATGGGTTCCCCCCTGCGCGACATGACGCCGCAGGAGCGCGAACTTCTCCAGGGGGTGGTCGACAACGTCCACCTGCAGTTCGTCAACGCCGTGGCAGCCGGTCGGAACCTGCACCGTGAAGATGTCCTTCGGATCGCCGACGGGCGGATCTTCACCGGGGAGCAGGCCAAGGGACTGGGGCTGGTCGACGTCCTCGGGAACCTCGAGGACGCGATCTCCGAAGCGGGAAAGCTCGGAAAGATCACCGGTGAGCCGAAGGTCGTGACGTCACCGAAGAAGAAGATCTCCTTCCTCGAGCTGTTTCGGGAGGAAATGCGCACACTGATCGACGAGAAGATTACCGGAAATCATCTGAGGCTGGATTTTCTTGCCCAATAA